One Salvia splendens isolate huo1 chromosome 22, SspV2, whole genome shotgun sequence DNA segment encodes these proteins:
- the LOC121787038 gene encoding dihydropyrimidine dehydrogenase (NADP(+)), chloroplastic-like yields the protein MITLFNTDSSDSSPISTIPNETTTMEMESLRFASHVSTPVTRRLSRGPGPNRVGLRISAQAAEPDLSVTVNGLKMPNPFVIGSGPPGTNYTVMKRAFNEGWGAVIAKTVSLDASKVVNVTPRYARLRAGENGSPKGQIIGWQNIELISDRPLETMLKEFKQLKEEFPDRILIASIMEEYNKAAWEELIDRVEQTGIDAFEINFSCPHGMPERRMGAAVGQDCALLEEVCGWINAKATVPVWAKMTPNITDITQPARVSLEAGCEGVAAINTIMSVMGINLDTLRPEPCVEGYSTPGGYSAKAVHPIALAKVMSIAQMMKKEYAGKDLSLSGIGGVEKGNDAAEFILLGANTVQVCTGVMMHGYGLVKTLCSELQEFMKKHNFSSIEDFRGASLDYFTTHMDLVARQQEAIRERKATKKGLQSDRDWTGDGFVKESESMVSN from the exons ATGATCACTCTATTTAATACTGATAGCTCTGATTCATCTCCCATCTCCACTATTCCAAACGAAACAACAACAATGGAAATGGAATCTCTCAGATTTGCTTCCCACGTCAGCACTCCGGTAACTCGGAGGCTCAGCCGCGGACCCGGTCCAAACCGGGTCGGGCTCAGAATATCCGCGCAGGCTGCGGAGCCCGATCTCAGTGTAACTGTAAACGGGTTGAAAATGCCGAACCCCTTCGTCATCGGGTCGGGCCCTCCCGGCACCAACTACACTGTCATGAAGCGCGCCTTCAATGAAGGCTGGGGCGCTGTCATCGCCAAAACG GTGTCACTGGATGCTTCAAAAGTTGTGAATGTGACCCCTCGATATGCTAGATTACGGGCCGGAGAAAATGGATCGCCTAAAGGGCAGATCATAGGATGGCAAAACATCGAGCTCATAAGCGACCGGCCTCTGGAAACTATGCTGAAAGAGTTTAAGCAGTTGAAGGAGGAGTTTCCGGACAGGATACTTATTGCTTCAATCATGGAGGAGTACAACAAGGCTGCGTGGGAGGAGCTCATCGACCGGGTCGAGCAAACTGGAATT GATGCTTTCGAAATCAATTTTTCGTGCCCTCATGGGATGCCAGAGCGTAGAATGGGCGCTGCTGTTGGCCAAGACTGTGCACTTTTGGAAGAAGTTTGTGGATGGATCAATGCCAAAGCAACTGTTCCCGTTTGGGCAAAGATGACTCCGAACATCACAGACATCACACAG CCAGCCAGAGTATCTCTGGAAGCTGGATGCGAAGGGGTTGCTGCGATCAACACAATCATGAGTGTCATGGGGATTAATCTCGACACCTTGCGCCCAGAGCCTTGTGTAGAGGG ATATTCAACTCCTGGGGGCTATTCAGCAAAGGCAGTCCATCCTATTGCACTTGCAAAAGTGATGAGCATTGCACAGATGATGAAGAAGGAATATGCTGGTAAAGATCTCTCGCTTTCTGGTATCGGAGGAGTTGAGAAGGGGAATGACGCGGCTGAGTTCATACTTCTTGGAGCCAATACAGTTCAG GTATGCACGGGCGTGATGATGCATGGATATGGTCTCGTGAAGACGCTTTGCTCTGAGCTGCAGGAGTTCATGAAGAAGCATAACTTTTCATCTATAGAAGATTTCAGGGG GGCTTCGCTCGACTACTTCACGACCCACATGGATTTGGTGGCAAGGCAACAAGAGGCAATTCGCGAAAGGAAGGCCACCAAGAAAGGGCTGCAGTCGGATAGAGACTGGACGGGCGATGGCTTTGTCAAAGAGTCGGAGAGTATGGTATCAAACTGA